From a single Campylobacter concisus genomic region:
- the tilS gene encoding tRNA lysidine(34) synthetase TilS, whose amino-acid sequence MISQNVREKLSSGANLLAFSHGIDSTALFYILEEVGIKFDLAMVDYNVREQSKSEIKSAKELADKFGKKIYTKSVFLDKSNFEKNAREVRYEFFGEICQKFGYENLILAHQFDDKFEWFLMQLSKGAGLKELFGMSELEKRKHFWLARPLLNLRKKELQSYLDERNLHYFIDETNLKGEFKRSFMRLNFSEPFLDNYFNGVKKSFEFLEADRQILMPNITKISNEIFIIKNDSNAIRGVDMAAKELNVLLSKAQKDELSTNLAKQTSVVLSGKIAVGYADVYLLITPFCKTIMPKIFKEKARILKIPAINRGYLFAINFDLSKIKF is encoded by the coding sequence ATGATAAGCCAAAATGTGCGAGAAAAGCTAAGCTCAGGTGCAAATCTACTAGCCTTCTCGCACGGTATAGACAGTACTGCACTTTTTTACATTTTAGAAGAGGTTGGGATCAAATTTGATCTAGCGATGGTTGATTACAATGTTCGAGAGCAAAGTAAAAGCGAGATAAAAAGCGCAAAAGAGCTCGCAGATAAATTTGGTAAAAAAATTTATACTAAAAGCGTTTTTTTAGATAAGTCAAATTTTGAAAAAAACGCGCGCGAGGTAAGATATGAGTTTTTTGGAGAAATTTGCCAAAAATTTGGCTACGAAAATTTAATCCTAGCGCATCAGTTTGATGATAAATTTGAGTGGTTTTTGATGCAGCTTAGCAAGGGTGCTGGACTAAAAGAGCTCTTTGGTATGAGCGAGCTTGAAAAGAGAAAGCACTTCTGGCTAGCTAGGCCGCTTTTAAATTTACGCAAAAAAGAGCTTCAAAGCTATCTTGACGAGAGAAATTTACACTATTTTATCGATGAGACAAATTTAAAAGGTGAGTTTAAAAGAAGCTTCATGAGGCTAAATTTTAGTGAGCCATTTTTAGATAATTATTTTAATGGCGTAAAAAAAAGCTTTGAGTTTTTAGAAGCCGATAGACAAATTTTAATGCCAAATATCACAAAAATAAGTAATGAAATTTTTATCATAAAAAATGATAGTAATGCGATACGGGGCGTTGATATGGCGGCAAAAGAGCTAAACGTGCTTCTAAGCAAAGCTCAAAAAGATGAGCTAAGCACAAATTTAGCAAAACAAACAAGCGTGGTGCTAAGTGGTAAGATCGCTGTCGGATACGCAGATGTTTACCTTCTAATAACTCCATTTTGTAAAACCATAATGCCAAAAATTTTTAAAGAGAAGGCTAGAATTTTAAAAATTCCAGCTATAAATAGAGGCTATCTTTTTGCTATAAATTTTGATTTATCAAAAATTAAATTCTAA
- a CDS encoding ribose-phosphate pyrophosphokinase, whose amino-acid sequence MRGYKIFSGTANIELSKKISQYLSLPLSEASIKRFSDGEISVQIGESVRGKDVFVIQPTCAPTNTNLMELLILTDALRRSSASSITAIVPYFGYARQDRKAAPRVPITAKLVANMMQTAGIDRVVTMDLHAGQIQGFFDIPVDNLYGSIIFNDYVRAKNLPNPIVASPDVGGVARARALAKNLNLDMVIVDKRREKANESEVMNIIGDVNGKDVILVDDMIDTAGTIVKAAEIFKERGATSVMAFCTHPVLSGPAYDRLRLGFLDELVVTDTIPLAEELPCIKVLSAASLFGEVIRRVYHNESVNSLF is encoded by the coding sequence ATGAGAGGCTATAAAATTTTCTCAGGAACGGCTAATATTGAGCTTTCAAAGAAAATTTCGCAATATCTTTCACTTCCTCTTAGCGAGGCAAGTATAAAAAGATTTAGCGATGGAGAGATCAGCGTGCAAATCGGCGAGAGCGTGCGTGGAAAAGATGTTTTTGTCATTCAGCCAACATGTGCACCGACAAATACAAATTTAATGGAGCTACTTATCTTAACTGACGCTTTAAGACGCAGTAGTGCAAGCTCGATAACAGCGATCGTGCCGTATTTTGGCTACGCCAGACAAGATAGAAAAGCAGCTCCTAGAGTGCCGATCACTGCAAAACTAGTGGCAAACATGATGCAAACAGCAGGTATCGATAGAGTCGTCACCATGGATCTTCACGCAGGACAAATTCAAGGATTTTTTGATATTCCGGTTGATAACCTTTATGGAAGCATCATTTTTAATGACTATGTAAGAGCTAAAAATTTACCAAATCCAATCGTTGCAAGCCCTGATGTAGGCGGCGTGGCTCGTGCTAGAGCCTTGGCTAAAAATCTAAATCTTGACATGGTTATCGTAGATAAACGCCGCGAAAAAGCAAATGAAAGCGAAGTGATGAATATAATCGGTGACGTAAATGGTAAAGATGTGATTTTAGTCGATGATATGATCGATACAGCTGGTACGATCGTAAAGGCAGCTGAAATTTTTAAAGAGCGTGGTGCAACTAGCGTTATGGCATTTTGTACGCATCCAGTCCTTAGTGGACCAGCTTACGATAGGCTAAGACTAGGCTTTTTAGATGAGCTAGTGGTAACAGATACGATCCCTCTAGCTGAGGAGCTTCCTTGTATAAAAGTGCTAAGTGCAGCTTCTTTATTTGGCGAAGTGATACGCCGTGTATATCACAATGAAAGCGTAAATAGCTTATTTTAA
- a CDS encoding DUF488 domain-containing protein, with product MFKAYRIYDFIKDDSLDMKAAFVDRLYPRGIKKEIFSNFLWLKDITPSTTLREWFHEDREARFDEFCEKFELELDNEKAQSCFKMLKKLEKEHGDIALLTASKDINLCHIVVLLKILNK from the coding sequence ATGTTTAAAGCTTATAGAATTTATGATTTTATCAAAGATGATAGTTTGGATATGAAGGCGGCTTTTGTTGATAGACTCTATCCAAGAGGTATAAAAAAAGAGATATTTTCAAATTTCCTTTGGTTAAAAGATATTACACCAAGCACTACTTTAAGAGAGTGGTTTCATGAAGATAGAGAAGCTAGATTTGATGAGTTTTGTGAGAAATTTGAGCTCGAGCTTGATAATGAAAAAGCGCAATCTTGCTTTAAAATGCTAAAAAAACTAGAAAAAGAGCATGGCGATATAGCACTTCTAACAGCTAGCAAAGATATAAATCTTTGCCATATCGTTGTGTTATTAAAAATTTTAAATAAGTAG
- a CDS encoding pyridoxamine kinase → MKRILTIQDISCVGKCSLTVALPIISAQGIEACILPTALLSTHTGFKNFTFRDLTDEFDEITQVWHKENIAFDGIYTGFLGSFSQLELIEKIFNEFNDSAPLILVDPCMGDNGKLYHGFDEKFVMKMRELCTKAHVITPNITEASFMCGMPFFGSDYTQDYILELLEGLASFGVRKIVLKGIRYKQNECGIIAYDAKTKEKVEYFHEFLPFHTSGTGDIFASVLFGSLVNGESMQNAIKKAANFVLSSIKITLKDKSRTWYGVQFEKILGTLAK, encoded by the coding sequence ATGAAAAGAATCCTTACAATACAAGACATCTCGTGCGTTGGCAAATGTTCCCTTACTGTCGCACTTCCCATAATCAGCGCTCAAGGCATCGAGGCGTGTATCTTACCAACGGCACTGCTCTCAACTCATACTGGCTTTAAAAATTTCACATTTCGTGATCTGACTGATGAATTTGACGAGATAACACAAGTATGGCACAAGGAAAATATCGCATTTGATGGAATTTATACTGGATTTTTAGGCAGCTTTAGCCAGCTTGAGCTGATAGAGAAAATTTTTAATGAGTTTAATGACTCTGCTCCACTAATACTTGTAGATCCTTGCATGGGCGACAATGGCAAGCTCTATCACGGATTTGATGAAAAATTTGTTATGAAAATGCGTGAGCTTTGCACAAAGGCTCACGTCATCACACCAAACATAACAGAAGCAAGCTTTATGTGCGGGATGCCGTTTTTTGGCAGTGACTATACGCAAGATTATATTTTAGAGTTGCTTGAAGGCTTAGCTAGCTTTGGAGTTAGAAAGATTGTGCTAAAGGGCATTAGATACAAGCAAAATGAATGTGGCATCATAGCTTACGACGCAAAGACAAAAGAGAAAGTAGAGTATTTTCACGAATTTTTGCCATTTCACACGAGTGGAACCGGAGATATATTTGCTTCTGTGCTTTTTGGCTCGCTAGTAAATGGCGAAAGCATGCAAAATGCCATCAAAAAGGCAGCAAACTTTGTGCTTAGCAGCATTAAAATCACGCTAAAAGATAAGAGCCGCACATGGTATGGTGTGCAGTTTGAAAAGATACTTGGCACTCTTGCAAAATAG
- a CDS encoding radical SAM protein: protein MSLGIDLSSKQKSCNFDCVYCELGGAKTVETIENPPSVDEIISDLKEALKTYQNIDVITLTANGEPTLYPHLKELIAKVNELKGSAKTLILSNGSGVCDPKICEALQGLDIVKFSLDSAVQSTFKKIDRNKSGIEVNELIKAMAKFRKEFTGELVLEILVVAGFNDKEEEFIALNAAINEIAPHRVDIGTIDRPPAYNVKGVDAKKLEELAKQISGVPVNIAKAHKIEQKYNFSEDEILEMLRRRPQTIANVEENFSEHSRQILNKLLQQDMVYLADVAGVKFYKLRA, encoded by the coding sequence ATGAGCCTTGGCATAGATCTAAGCTCTAAACAAAAATCATGTAATTTTGACTGTGTTTATTGTGAGTTAGGTGGCGCAAAGACTGTTGAAACAATAGAAAATCCGCCAAGTGTTGACGAGATTATAAGCGATTTAAAAGAAGCTTTAAAAACTTATCAAAACATCGATGTCATCACGCTTACAGCAAATGGCGAACCAACTCTTTACCCACACCTAAAAGAGCTGATAGCAAAAGTAAATGAGCTAAAAGGTAGCGCAAAAACACTTATTTTGAGTAATGGCTCAGGTGTGTGTGATCCAAAAATTTGTGAAGCCTTGCAAGGGCTTGATATAGTGAAATTTAGCCTTGATAGCGCGGTGCAAAGCACATTTAAAAAGATAGACCGCAACAAAAGTGGCATAGAAGTAAATGAGCTTATAAAAGCAATGGCTAAATTTCGCAAGGAATTTACTGGCGAGCTTGTGCTTGAAATTTTGGTTGTGGCTGGATTTAACGACAAAGAAGAGGAATTTATAGCACTCAATGCAGCGATAAATGAGATAGCTCCGCACCGAGTGGATATTGGCACGATAGATCGTCCGCCAGCCTATAATGTAAAGGGTGTAGACGCTAAAAAACTAGAGGAACTAGCCAAGCAGATAAGTGGCGTACCGGTTAATATAGCTAAAGCTCACAAAATAGAACAAAAGTATAACTTTAGTGAGGATGAAATTTTAGAAATGCTAAGACGTCGTCCGCAAACTATCGCAAATGTCGAAGAAAATTTCTCAGAGCACTCAAGGCAAATTCTAAACAAGCTCTTGCAACAAGATATGGTTTATCTAGCCGATGTTGCTGGAGTAAAATTTTATAAATTAAGAGCATAA
- the hemE gene encoding uroporphyrinogen decarboxylase: protein MIFIDACLKKPTPYTPVWMMRQAGRYLPEYMRVRAQAGDFLSLCKDYKKASEVTLQPVEILGVDAAILFSDILVVPLEMGMDLHFEKGEGPVFSEPLRDKAALDALSIEKSTKNLAYVYDTIKLTRENLTKDKALIGFCGAPWTIATYMIEGCGSKTYAICKKMLYQNPEFLHQILEKVTQALILYVKEQIKAGVNAVQIFDSWAAALEEQAYFEFGFSYINKIVDSVKAEFPEIPVIVFPKGISGYLDKISGKFDVFGVDWSTPIELAKAKLSPRYVLQGNMEPTRLYSKKAIDEGVDKILSTMKGAPHIFNLGHGILPDVPVENAKYFIKQVQTKSAR, encoded by the coding sequence ATGATTTTCATAGACGCTTGCCTTAAAAAACCGACCCCATATACGCCTGTTTGGATGATGCGCCAAGCTGGTAGATATTTGCCAGAGTATATGCGAGTACGCGCGCAAGCAGGGGATTTTTTATCGCTTTGCAAAGACTACAAAAAGGCTAGCGAAGTCACACTTCAACCAGTTGAAATTCTTGGCGTTGATGCGGCGATTTTATTTAGCGATATCTTGGTTGTGCCTCTTGAAATGGGCATGGATCTACATTTTGAAAAGGGTGAGGGTCCAGTTTTTAGTGAGCCTTTACGTGATAAAGCCGCGCTTGACGCACTAAGTATCGAAAAATCGACTAAAAATTTAGCATACGTCTATGACACGATCAAACTTACAAGAGAAAATTTAACCAAAGATAAGGCGCTCATTGGCTTTTGCGGCGCACCTTGGACGATAGCTACATATATGATCGAGGGTTGTGGCAGTAAAACTTATGCGATCTGCAAAAAAATGCTCTATCAAAATCCAGAATTTTTACATCAAATTTTAGAAAAAGTGACGCAAGCTCTCATCCTTTACGTGAAAGAGCAGATAAAAGCTGGTGTAAATGCGGTGCAAATTTTTGACAGCTGGGCAGCTGCGCTTGAAGAGCAGGCATATTTTGAGTTTGGATTTAGCTATATAAATAAAATAGTTGATAGCGTCAAGGCTGAATTTCCAGAAATTCCGGTCATCGTTTTTCCAAAGGGGATAAGTGGCTATTTGGATAAAATTTCAGGCAAATTTGATGTTTTTGGCGTTGATTGGAGCACACCGATCGAGCTAGCCAAAGCAAAACTTAGCCCAAGATATGTCCTTCAAGGCAATATGGAGCCAACAAGGCTTTATAGTAAAAAGGCGATCGATGAGGGCGTGGATAAAATTTTAAGCACTATGAAAGGCGCGCCTCATATTTTCAATCTTGGTCATGGAATTTTGCCTGATGTGCCAGTTGAGAATGCAAAATATTTTATAAAACAGGTACAGACAAAAAGTGCAAGGTAA
- a CDS encoding YqhA family protein: MRKIFEKILLASNSFTLFPVVFGLLGAIVLFIIASYDVGKVLLEVYKYFFATDFHIENFHSEVVGEIVGAIDLYLMALVLYIFSFGIYELFISEITQLKQSKQSKVLEVHSLDELKDKLGKVIVMVLIVNFFQRVLHANFTTPLEMAYLAASILALCLGLYFLHKGDH, translated from the coding sequence TTGCGTAAGATATTTGAAAAAATTTTGCTTGCTAGCAACAGCTTTACACTTTTTCCAGTAGTTTTTGGGCTTTTAGGTGCGATCGTGCTTTTTATCATCGCAAGTTACGACGTCGGCAAAGTACTTTTAGAGGTTTATAAATATTTTTTTGCCACAGATTTTCACATTGAAAATTTCCACTCAGAAGTCGTTGGCGAGATAGTTGGAGCGATCGATCTATACTTGATGGCACTTGTTCTTTATATATTTAGCTTTGGAATTTACGAGCTTTTCATCTCAGAGATCACTCAGCTAAAGCAGTCAAAGCAGAGCAAGGTGCTTGAAGTGCATTCGCTTGATGAGCTAAAAGACAAGCTTGGCAAAGTGATCGTCATGGTTTTAATCGTAAATTTCTTCCAAAGGGTGCTTCACGCAAACTTTACAACACCGCTTGAGATGGCATATCTTGCGGCTTCTATCCTAGCACTTTGCCTTGGACTTTACTTCCTTCACAAGGGAGATCACTAA
- a CDS encoding aspartate-semialdehyde dehydrogenase: MRKFNVAVVGATGAVGEELFRVMEEVEFPVGELLPLASAKSAGSEIEFNGRYYKVKELTEKVFSEHEIDIAFFSAGGSVSEKFAKFAADSGAVVIDNTSHFRMDKDIPLVVPECNPSDIAMWKNRGIIANPNCSTIQMVQILKPLNDAFSINRVDVSTYQAASGAGKEGMEELVVQMQKFFEFKLDECEPKVFAHRLALNVIPHIDIFLDNDYTKEEMKMVNETQKILHKDIEVSATCVRVPVLRSHSEAITIHFDKDVSADAAREILSKAPSVVVVDNPANKEYPMPIISSDTNETYVGRIRVDNYRPNVLHLWCSADQIRVGAATNAVRIAQKWIAMQE; the protein is encoded by the coding sequence ATGAGAAAATTTAACGTAGCAGTCGTTGGTGCTACTGGGGCCGTTGGCGAAGAGCTTTTTAGAGTGATGGAAGAGGTTGAGTTTCCAGTTGGAGAGCTTTTGCCGCTTGCTAGTGCAAAAAGTGCTGGTAGTGAGATCGAATTTAATGGCAGATATTACAAGGTAAAAGAGCTAACTGAAAAGGTTTTTAGCGAGCACGAGATAGATATCGCATTTTTTAGTGCGGGCGGTTCAGTCTCAGAGAAATTTGCCAAATTTGCAGCTGATAGTGGCGCAGTAGTTATCGATAACACCAGCCATTTTAGGATGGATAAAGACATCCCCCTTGTTGTGCCAGAGTGTAATCCAAGTGATATAGCTATGTGGAAAAATCGCGGTATCATCGCAAATCCAAACTGCTCAACCATCCAAATGGTGCAAATTTTAAAACCACTAAACGACGCTTTTAGTATCAACAGAGTTGATGTCTCTACTTACCAAGCAGCAAGCGGTGCTGGCAAAGAGGGTATGGAAGAGCTTGTCGTTCAGATGCAAAAATTCTTTGAGTTTAAACTTGATGAGTGCGAGCCAAAGGTATTTGCACACCGTCTAGCACTAAATGTAATCCCTCACATCGACATCTTTTTGGACAATGACTACACAAAAGAAGAGATGAAAATGGTCAATGAGACGCAAAAAATTCTTCACAAAGATATCGAAGTTAGCGCTACCTGTGTGCGTGTGCCAGTGCTTAGAAGCCACTCAGAGGCGATCACTATCCACTTTGATAAAGATGTAAGTGCGGATGCAGCAAGAGAAATTTTAAGTAAAGCTCCAAGCGTCGTTGTAGTCGATAATCCAGCAAATAAAGAGTATCCGATGCCTATCATTTCAAGCGATACAAATGAGACTTATGTTGGTAGGATCAGAGTTGATAATTATAGACCTAATGTGCTTCACCTTTGGTGCAGTGCCGATCAGATCCGCGTAGGGGCTGCTACAAATGCTGTCAGGATCGCACAAAAATGGATCGCGATGCAAGAGTAA
- a CDS encoding sigma-54-dependent transcriptional regulator, translating into MNIVIVEDDINMRKSLEIALGEYEELNIKSYKSAVEALKKLSDDTDLIITDINMPKMDGLEFIKELNGKFDVIIMTGNATLNKAIESVRLGVKDFLTKPFDVSTLYEAIKRVELLRQKTPKTIKKIETKSENNGFLVTSKALEATLNIALKAARTDASIMLSGESGVGKEVFAKFIHANSPRKDAAFIALNMAAIPENLIESELFGFEKGAFTDAATTKKGQFELANGGTLFLDEIGEMPINLQPKLLRALQEREITRLGATKSEKIDVRIICATNANLELAMREGRFREDLFYRLNTIPLFIPPLRERKDEILPIAQDALDKCCKEYGFEAKNFSKAAKEELLGYDYPGNIRELISVVQRAAILSEGDEILPKDLFLQARSKK; encoded by the coding sequence ATGAATATCGTCATAGTAGAAGATGACATCAATATGCGAAAGTCGCTTGAGATCGCACTTGGCGAGTATGAAGAGCTAAATATAAAAAGCTATAAGAGCGCAGTTGAAGCCCTAAAAAAGCTAAGCGACGACACTGATCTAATAATCACCGACATAAACATGCCAAAGATGGATGGACTTGAGTTTATTAAAGAGCTAAACGGCAAATTTGACGTCATCATAATGACAGGAAATGCGACGCTTAATAAGGCGATCGAAAGCGTTAGGCTCGGCGTAAAGGACTTTTTAACCAAGCCATTTGACGTCTCAACGCTATATGAAGCGATAAAAAGGGTCGAGCTTCTTAGGCAAAAAACTCCAAAAACTATAAAAAAAATAGAAACAAAAAGCGAAAATAACGGCTTTTTAGTCACTTCAAAGGCGCTTGAAGCCACGCTAAATATCGCACTAAAAGCTGCAAGAACTGACGCCTCAATAATGCTTAGCGGAGAAAGTGGCGTTGGCAAGGAGGTCTTTGCTAAATTTATCCACGCAAACTCACCAAGAAAAGACGCTGCATTTATCGCTTTAAATATGGCTGCGATCCCTGAAAATTTGATAGAAAGTGAGCTTTTTGGCTTTGAAAAAGGCGCATTTACTGACGCAGCTACTACCAAAAAGGGGCAGTTTGAGCTGGCAAATGGCGGAACGCTATTTTTAGATGAGATCGGCGAGATGCCTATAAATTTACAGCCAAAATTGCTTCGTGCCTTGCAGGAGCGCGAGATAACAAGACTTGGCGCCACAAAGAGCGAAAAGATAGATGTTCGCATTATCTGCGCTACAAATGCAAATTTAGAGCTTGCGATGAGGGAGGGCAGATTTAGAGAGGATCTTTTCTACCGCTTAAATACGATCCCGCTTTTCATCCCGCCGCTTCGCGAGCGAAAAGATGAAATTTTACCTATCGCGCAGGATGCTTTGGACAAATGCTGCAAAGAGTATGGCTTTGAGGCTAAAAATTTCTCAAAAGCAGCCAAAGAGGAGCTTTTGGGCTACGACTACCCAGGCAACATAAGGGAGCTCATCTCGGTCGTGCAGCGTGCAGCGATACTAAGCGAGGGCGATGAAATTTTGCCAAAAGATCTATTTTTGCAAGCCAGAAGCAAAAAATAG
- a CDS encoding LPP20 family lipoprotein, with protein sequence MKVKILSFALMIAVFGGCSFNGFMGEPTNTSNRNVVIQKVDKDDLREVMKKEKMIYDSAPKETTFRATGEGIAPLNSLSYAQSVTLAKRAAMADAYSQLAGKLYGVKINAEDTVRDAMLNDSSITSKVQGLVKNARIVNENFKDGLYKVNMELKIDEDKWREVFSY encoded by the coding sequence ATGAAGGTTAAAATTTTATCTTTTGCTTTGATGATTGCTGTTTTTGGCGGTTGCTCATTTAACGGCTTTATGGGCGAGCCAACTAACACATCAAATCGCAACGTAGTCATCCAAAAAGTCGATAAAGACGATCTTAGAGAGGTGATGAAAAAAGAGAAGATGATATATGATAGTGCTCCAAAAGAGACCACTTTTAGAGCCACAGGCGAGGGCATAGCTCCGCTAAATTCGCTCTCATACGCTCAGTCAGTCACTCTTGCAAAAAGAGCAGCTATGGCTGATGCTTATTCTCAGCTTGCTGGTAAGCTTTATGGCGTAAAGATCAACGCTGAAGACACCGTAAGAGACGCTATGCTAAACGATTCATCTATCACTTCAAAGGTTCAAGGTCTTGTCAAAAACGCAAGGATCGTGAATGAAAATTTCAAAGACGGGCTTTATAAGGTAAATATGGAGCTTAAGATAGACGAAGATAAGTGGCGAGAAGTCTTTTCTTACTAA